In the genome of Sardina pilchardus chromosome 14, fSarPil1.1, whole genome shotgun sequence, the window ttcgcttcctgtctctctctactgtcctgtcaaaattaaaaggcacaaaagccccaaaaaatatacttaaaaaaaaaaaaaaaaaagacagtagCTAGGATGACTGGGGTCAGAAACTATGCGCTTGGCCTTTCTTGGGCAGCGCTGACTGTAGAGGTCCTGGATGGATGGTAAGTCGGTCCTTGTAATGCGCTGTGCTGATCTGACTACTCTTTGTAGCGATTTTCGATCCTGGGCAGTGCTGTTACCATACCATGTTGTTATGCCACCTGTCAGAATGCTCTCTTGTACAGCGGTAAAAGTTGGTCCATATTTTGTGATCCTTGCCAAATTTCTGCAGACGGCGCAGAAAGAAGAGCTGCTGTCTAGCTGTCTTCGTGACCACATCAAAAAGCtcagatcctcactgatgtttATACCCAGGAGTCCTCctgtgaatgggtgtgtgttctTCTCCCTGCAGCCACCTGTAATCTACTATCAGCTCCTTGGTCTTTGTTACATTGAGCAGCAAACTGTAATCCTGACACCAAGATGTCGTTGTTGCCACCTCTTGCTCTGTAGGCAGACTCCTCACCATTCTTGATGCAGCCGATTATGCTGGTGTCATCAGCAAACTTAAAGATGGTGTTGGAGTGGTCAGTGGTGGCACAATCATGTGAACGGTGAGTACAACAGGGGTCTTGTATACCCTAAGAATTATGAAATTCATGGTAAAGCAATCTCCCAAATGGTGATCTTATCAATAAAGAAAAGGTCCATGCTCTGGCATCACATCAAACATCTGAGGCCAGGAAGCAATGGCGGTGTGAGCAATACCCACCAATTGTAGTATGGGCGTGGGGATAGGCCATTGAGAACCATCCCTGGCAAATAAGATCAACCTAAGTATTATGCAGAACAACCAAACAGTGTGGATGTCATTTGAGACGATTGCAGACCTATACACAACGTGTTTTGTTACCAGTTGTTATTGGAATAAAGATTGAATGCAGCACCAACCAAAAGAAACATCCTCATTTCTCAAACTGGTGGTCAGCTGAGCTCTGGCTGAAGCCTATTGGTGGCTCCGCCTACACCGGAAGTACGAAGAGATTAAGATTCGGGGGCTGTGTGACTTAAATCAGTCAGCTGAAGGAGTTCATGCAGAAAGACAACAGAACAGACGATACGAAAAGCTAGACGTAATTAaactgttttatgtgtgtgaatgtatatttGCTCCTGAGCTTAAGTTGTTGTGAAGCACGCACTGAATAACACGTTTAATAATCGGTAGACTATTAAGGAACTGGGGCATATATAGGCTACGAGCATTGAAATTGTGATAGCCTACTGTCGATCAGAAGTGCCATTAAAGCGGTGGGGGAATTTCTGCAGTGCAGTTTCTTATCACCAGTCACCTCTTGAATGCATAAACTGCAAAATAACCCTTTGTtgataggctactgttatgttgagaagcacctcgGGAGATCTGATTAACTATTGCAACAAAATTTTGTCATTGTCGTGTTCGGGGAATAAAAAGGTAACAATGAAGTTCAAGTGATACTAAAATTGCAACAGTGTACACAGATTAAAACACTAAATATCTGTGTTTGTTATTAGGCACTAATGTCTCGCAGACTGCACGCACGCAGACTTGATGGAATCGACAAAAATATATGGTAAGGAAATGACCGACCTAGCCTACTGTCCGTAATGGCAATGTATCATGTGGACACTTGTCACATGTTGAAACTGATCGTGTGTTGGCAAATTTATTCtactcttttttgtttgttttaatcttgATGGTTTACAGCACATGAAAACCATTAATCAGTTTATCAAAATGAGAATTAAGAGACATTTAATCTGTTTTTAATTCAGTAAACACAGCCACAATCATATGGGAAAGAGCTGACTTGATCCAGAAGACACTCTCCAGGAGGGTAGCCACAGAAGGTCATTGCTGAAAGGGCAGGGTGTTCAGAGTGCTCTATCAAAACATATTCATAGAAAGTTGACTGGAAGGGAAAAGTGTGGTAGGATAAGGTGTACAGTAGGTGGACTGGAGCAAGCGCTACCATGCACAAGTCAAGAGTGTCTGGACTAAGAGACAGAAATGGACCTTTATTTAATGGGCCAAACTCCTCTTTTCacttaaaaacacattttgcatttAGTTTTGATATCAGGGTCCTATCCCATAGTCTGGTGGAAGAGTAGATCATAGGCTCAGAATACAAGTTGCTTGAAGTCCAGTTTGAGGCCGCTAACAAAGCAACCTGGCTTTCCTAACACCTGAGCAGTGCCACAAGCTGTTTGCCTCCATACCATTTCATATTGATGCAGTAATTTGTGCAAAATCAGCCCGACCAAGTATTGAGTGCATAAATAAACTACTTCAGATTAGTCAGATTAGTTCATTGCTTTTCAAAAGATTCACATTTCTGTGTTATATAACCTCTTTATAAAGACACAGTTGTACGCAGTTTCACCCAAGTCATCATTGCCCTTGGACATTTTCAGCCAATGAGAAACTGGAATAATGTTTTTCATTtgctttttaactttttttattatttttattatttgttcatttcgtttgttgtctgtcttgtatgtcttggtgtcacgggtatgCTGCCAATTATGCCGCTctgtccggcatcttttgtcttatgTGTCAAAGTCTTGTGTGTGGAGTGCTTTGGGTTGCACAATGCAtgttaaatgtgctatacaaatacattcacttgacttgactgattctgttgttttGAGATACTGATTTTTGGTTTTCATGAGCTATAACCCGTAATCAATACGATTGAAATGAAAAATAGCTTGAAATATTTCACTTTATATGTAATGAATCTAGAACACATAAAATAttcactttttgaaataaattgGGGGGAAATGTACTTTTCACTAATGTTTTGAGACCCACCTGTGCACTTTGCTTCTGTCTGTTCTACGGCAGGGTTGAGTTCACTCAACTTGCGGCTGATTATAAAGCCGTAAACCTGGGCCAAGGATTTCCAGATTTCTCCCCTCCTACTTTCATTCAGGAGGCTTTCTGTAAGGCCGTGAGCGGGAGCTGTCCCATGCATCAGTACACGCGAGCCTTTGTAAGACTATCATCCTTACACTGTCCCTTTCTTTGTCAGTTGCCCTGCAGTCATGAACAAAACTGGATTAAGATATGTAATTGCTATTATTTGCATAACAACTGAGAGCATTCAGCATGGTTGATTTGATATGCATATTTGAGCTACTCTGTCTCTTTTGCCTCTCAGGGCCATCCACCACTGGTAAAAATCCTTGCCAAATTCTTTGGAAGAGTTATGGACAGACCAGTGGACCCTCTTGAAGATATTTTGGTGACAGTGGGAGCCTACCAGGCTCTCTTTTGCACGTTCCAGGCTTTGGTTGATGAAGGGGATGAGGTAGGCCTGGTTGCATGGAGTTGTTCTCCTATAAAGCCTTGACTTACTGACTGATTTATGGATAGCCATTGCCATTCATTTGCACATGGATTTGTATCACTCTTCATAAGGTCTACACATGATCTCTTGTACTGTTAGCTATACTGCCAGCTTGTTATTTACAGTGTGTTCTAAGCCTTATAATGAAACTATATTGCTGAAATTTGAATTTCAAATGCTCCAATCCAATAGCATATTGTACCTTGTGCATATTCTTACTGTCCGGCCTCTGTGATAAAGAGCATCTGTCTGCCTTCTCTTAGGTTATTATCATTGAGCCCTTTTTTGACTGCTATCAGCCAATGGTGAAAATGGCAGGAGGGAAAACCGTGTATGTGCCTCTGAGACCTGTAAGTCCTGTTGTTATGGTGAAAACTGCTTGAGTGAATTGTACCATTACTGGGATCCATTGACGGATTTTAGGATTTGAAAATGACAGCGAGTCCTGGGGCTTGTGGAAACAGTTCTTTTGTGTAATTAATCCCTGTGACTgagcgagtctgtgtgtgtgtgtgtgtgtgtgtgtgtgtgtgtgtgtattagagagcAGATAGCGGCCAGGCACTGTCCAGTGCTGACTGGGTCTTATCCCCAGAGGAGCTTGCTAGTAAATTCAACCCCCGTACCAAAGCCATCATGATCAATACACCTAACAATCCACTAGGAAAGGTATGAATCTTTCAATAAAACCTACTGTTGGTTTGTATTTGAAACAGTTTATTTCCATTGCATGCAACATTCCATGGCATTGCATGCAACACCCACCCTTTCTGTGCTTCAGgctacttctctctccctctcaggtgTATAAGAGAGAGGAGCTGCAGGTTATTGCAGACCTCTGTGTGAAGCATGATGTGGTCTGCATCAGTGATGAGGTTTATGAATGGCTAACCTATGATGGAAACAAGCATGTAAAGATAGGTGAGAGAATTCACAAATCACTCATAACTAACTGATCGATTGATGATCAGAAGGGAAAATTACCAATGTGTGATGCTTCTCCATCTCAAAACCAGATGGCACTTATGGTCTATGCTGTTTGTCTATTTTAGCTAGTCTTCCTGGAATGTGGGAAAGAACTATCACCATTGGCAGTGGAGGAAAGACCTTCAGTGCCACTGGATGGAAGGTAAACTAAGCTATAATACAGTTCTGtagatgtattattattattagtaatagtatgattatgattatgattattatttttatattgtAGATTTACTTTGATgattcacatgcacatataaaAATGGTCTTATCATTTGATGTTTCCCATTTCAGTGTTGCCAGTTACAGCTCCTTGGCCTGGTTATAtaatcattttgttttgtttttta includes:
- the kyat1 gene encoding kynurenine--oxoglutarate transaminase 1 isoform X1 produces the protein MLRSTSGDLINYCNKILSLSCSGNKKALMSRRLHARRLDGIDKNIWVEFTQLAADYKAVNLGQGFPDFSPPTFIQEAFCKAVSGSCPMHQYTRAFGHPPLVKILAKFFGRVMDRPVDPLEDILVTVGAYQALFCTFQALVDEGDEVIIIEPFFDCYQPMVKMAGGKTVYVPLRPRADSGQALSSADWVLSPEELASKFNPRTKAIMINTPNNPLGKVYKREELQVIADLCVKHDVVCISDEVYEWLTYDGNKHVKIASLPGMWERTITIGSGGKTFSATGWKVGWAMGSGQIIKHLKTVHQNSVYHCATAAQEAVAVGFEREYDCFGKEESYFLQLPALLHHKRLRLAQCLQSVGLQPILPQGGYFMITDVSTLKVDLNDPSTEGEPYDYRFVKWLIKEKGLATIPVSAFYSPEHQKDFQNYIRFCFVKEDSTLKSAEDILLQWSKRK
- the kyat1 gene encoding kynurenine--oxoglutarate transaminase 1 isoform X2 codes for the protein MSRRLHARRLDGIDKNIWVEFTQLAADYKAVNLGQGFPDFSPPTFIQEAFCKAVSGSCPMHQYTRAFGHPPLVKILAKFFGRVMDRPVDPLEDILVTVGAYQALFCTFQALVDEGDEVIIIEPFFDCYQPMVKMAGGKTVYVPLRPRADSGQALSSADWVLSPEELASKFNPRTKAIMINTPNNPLGKVYKREELQVIADLCVKHDVVCISDEVYEWLTYDGNKHVKIASLPGMWERTITIGSGGKTFSATGWKVGWAMGSGQIIKHLKTVHQNSVYHCATAAQEAVAVGFEREYDCFGKEESYFLQLPALLHHKRLRLAQCLQSVGLQPILPQGGYFMITDVSTLKVDLNDPSTEGEPYDYRFVKWLIKEKGLATIPVSAFYSPEHQKDFQNYIRFCFVKEDSTLKSAEDILLQWSKRK